A stretch of the Teredinibacter haidensis genome encodes the following:
- a CDS encoding SPFH domain-containing protein: MVDVSSVAVIFIAVVAIIIYKGWKSVPQGEEWTVERWGRFTRVLKPGFNLIVPFVDAVGKKQIVMEQVLDVEPQEVISADNAMVTTDAVCFFQIIDSIKASYEVNNLERAMQNLVMTNIRAVVGSMELDAMLSNRDAINTALLIKVDEATNPWGIKVTRIEIKDITPPRDLVDAMANQMKAEREKRAQILRAEGERESAIKVAEGDKRAQILSAEGKREAAFLEAEAREREAKAEAKATQDVSEAISKGNPQAINYFIAQKYVDALGRVASADNSKIVLMPLEASSVIGSISGIKELLDSVKK, translated from the coding sequence ATGGTTGATGTTAGTTCGGTTGCGGTAATTTTTATCGCTGTTGTGGCTATTATTATTTATAAGGGCTGGAAGAGCGTGCCGCAAGGTGAAGAATGGACCGTTGAACGGTGGGGGCGATTTACTCGTGTGTTAAAACCTGGTTTTAATCTTATTGTTCCATTTGTCGATGCGGTAGGTAAGAAACAAATTGTGATGGAGCAGGTTCTTGATGTCGAACCGCAGGAAGTGATCAGTGCTGATAACGCTATGGTTACAACCGATGCGGTCTGTTTCTTCCAGATTATCGATTCAATAAAGGCGTCATACGAGGTTAACAATCTTGAACGCGCAATGCAAAACCTGGTTATGACGAATATTCGTGCTGTGGTTGGCTCTATGGAATTGGATGCCATGTTGTCCAATCGGGACGCAATTAATACCGCACTCTTAATTAAGGTGGATGAAGCCACGAATCCCTGGGGGATTAAAGTTACCCGTATTGAGATCAAAGATATTACGCCACCTCGCGACTTGGTTGACGCAATGGCTAATCAGATGAAGGCCGAGCGTGAAAAACGTGCCCAGATTCTACGGGCAGAAGGTGAGCGAGAATCCGCCATTAAAGTTGCCGAGGGTGATAAGCGCGCTCAGATATTAAGTGCAGAAGGTAAGCGGGAAGCGGCATTTTTAGAAGCCGAGGCGCGTGAACGTGAAGCGAAAGCTGAAGCGAAGGCCACGCAGGATGTAAGTGAGGCAATCTCAAAAGGCAATCCCCAGGCGATTAATTATTTTATTGCACAAAAATATGTTGATGCTCTGGGGCGGGTCGCCTCGGCTGATAACAGTAAAATTGTATTAATGCCCCTGGAAGCGAGCAGTGTTATTGGCTCGATCAGTGGTATCAAAGAACTTCTCGACAGCGTAAAAAAATAA
- a CDS encoding acyl-CoA dehydrogenase C-terminal domain-containing protein produces MSDYKAPLRDIQFVLYELLGYEAHCAKLPSGEESSPELVNAVLEEGAKFCEKVIAPLNAIGDEQGCKWVDGEVVTPVGFKAAYTQFVEAGWPSMCHSVEHGGQGLPESLGTVLNELTGTANWSWSMYQGLSHGAMKTLELHGTEEQKQAYLTKLVEGVWTGTMCLTEAHCGTDLGLLKTKAESLSDGSYSITGSKIFISAGEHDLAENIIHIVLARLPNAPAGTKGISLFVVPKYLPDSEGNIGERNQVSCGSLEHKMGIHGNATCVLNFDSAKGFLVGPPNRGLNCMFTFMNTARLGTATQGLAHAELGYQKSLVYTRERLQMRALSGAKNPDGPADPIIVHPDVRRMLLTQKAFAEGGRMLIYYASQLVDIEQHTEGDQKSEAEDLLALLTPIAKAFLTETGFESANLAMQCFGGHGYIREWGVEQNVRDARIAMLYEGTTGIQALDLLGRKVLMSEGELLKRFTKIIHKYCQANENNDVMAEFVQPLAELNKEWGELTMHVGMAAMSDPEEVGAAAVDYLMYSGYITLAYFWARAAEEALSITGSEEQAFYDSKVKTARFYFERLLPRTRTLVVTIKSGAGNLMSLEEDEF; encoded by the coding sequence ATGTCTGACTACAAAGCCCCATTGCGAGATATTCAGTTCGTTTTGTATGAGTTGTTGGGTTACGAGGCTCATTGCGCCAAACTACCTAGTGGAGAGGAAAGTTCTCCAGAATTGGTAAACGCAGTACTTGAGGAAGGCGCCAAATTTTGTGAAAAGGTGATTGCGCCTCTCAACGCTATTGGTGATGAGCAGGGCTGTAAATGGGTCGACGGCGAAGTGGTTACGCCGGTAGGTTTTAAAGCAGCCTACACCCAATTTGTTGAAGCGGGGTGGCCCTCCATGTGCCATTCAGTTGAGCACGGTGGTCAGGGGCTGCCCGAATCGTTGGGAACTGTCCTAAACGAACTCACCGGCACAGCAAACTGGTCTTGGTCCATGTATCAGGGCTTGTCTCATGGGGCCATGAAAACACTTGAGCTACACGGAACCGAGGAGCAAAAACAAGCCTATCTTACAAAGCTTGTTGAGGGCGTCTGGACCGGAACCATGTGTTTGACAGAGGCTCACTGCGGTACCGATCTCGGTTTGTTAAAGACCAAGGCCGAATCTTTGTCGGATGGAAGCTATTCAATTACCGGTTCCAAAATATTTATTTCCGCTGGTGAGCATGATCTAGCCGAAAATATCATTCATATTGTTTTAGCCCGACTTCCCAATGCCCCTGCGGGAACCAAAGGCATTTCCCTGTTCGTTGTTCCGAAATACCTGCCCGATAGTGAGGGCAATATTGGTGAGCGCAACCAGGTAAGCTGTGGTTCTTTGGAACATAAGATGGGGATTCATGGCAATGCGACCTGCGTACTCAACTTCGACTCTGCCAAAGGCTTTTTGGTTGGACCTCCCAACCGAGGCCTTAACTGCATGTTTACGTTTATGAACACTGCTCGTTTGGGAACAGCAACACAGGGGTTGGCCCACGCAGAATTGGGGTATCAGAAATCACTAGTCTATACCCGTGAACGGTTGCAGATGCGCGCGCTTTCAGGTGCGAAAAACCCCGATGGGCCGGCCGACCCTATTATTGTTCATCCCGATGTTCGCCGTATGCTGCTGACGCAGAAAGCTTTTGCAGAGGGTGGACGTATGCTTATTTACTATGCCTCCCAGTTGGTAGACATTGAACAGCATACCGAGGGCGATCAAAAGTCGGAGGCTGAAGACTTGCTGGCGTTATTAACGCCAATAGCGAAGGCCTTTCTTACCGAAACCGGATTTGAATCGGCTAACCTCGCCATGCAGTGTTTTGGTGGACACGGATATATCCGTGAGTGGGGCGTCGAGCAAAACGTTCGAGACGCGCGTATTGCGATGCTTTACGAAGGCACTACCGGGATTCAAGCGCTCGATTTACTAGGCCGAAAAGTGCTGATGAGCGAGGGCGAGTTGCTTAAGCGTTTTACGAAGATTATTCACAAATACTGTCAGGCAAACGAAAATAATGACGTTATGGCTGAGTTTGTTCAGCCTCTTGCCGAGTTAAATAAAGAGTGGGGCGAACTGACAATGCATGTGGGAATGGCGGCAATGAGCGATCCAGAAGAGGTAGGTGCTGCAGCGGTGGACTACCTTATGTATTCCGGTTATATCACACTGGCATATTTTTGGGCTCGCGCAGCGGAGGAAGCACTGTCGATAACAGGTAGCGAAGAACAGGCTTTTTATGATTCAAAAGTAAAAACCGCACGATTTTACTTTGAGCGCTTGCTGCCGAGGACCCGTACGCTGGTTGTTACAATCAAGTCTGGCGCTGGTAACCTTATGTCGCTTGAAGAGGACGAGTTTTAA
- a CDS encoding NfeD family protein, translating to MVSFNEYIGPWFWLAAGLLLLGLELLGAGGFLLSVGIAALITAAISALVTLTWQIQFVVFGVLAVIITYVYWKFVRPNNTQSEDPLLNNKMARLVGSKTALVRAVQAGTGKVQIHDALWTVSCDEDLEMGALVEITGYEGATLIVKPV from the coding sequence ATGGTTTCATTTAATGAATATATCGGCCCTTGGTTTTGGTTGGCTGCAGGGCTGTTGTTACTTGGTTTGGAATTGCTTGGAGCGGGAGGGTTTTTACTTTCGGTTGGTATCGCAGCCCTGATCACGGCGGCAATATCTGCTCTGGTGACTCTTACCTGGCAGATCCAGTTTGTAGTATTCGGCGTCTTGGCTGTAATTATTACCTATGTTTACTGGAAATTTGTTCGTCCGAACAATACTCAATCGGAAGATCCATTGTTAAATAATAAAATGGCGCGATTGGTTGGAAGTAAAACGGCTTTGGTGCGAGCTGTTCAGGCGGGGACAGGTAAGGTACAGATTCACGACGCCTTGTGGACCGTATCTTGTGACGAGGATCTGGAAATGGGGGCTTTGGTTGAGATAACGGGTTATGAAGGAGCTACACTGATAGTTAAGCCCGTATGA
- a CDS encoding AMP-binding protein — protein sequence MTPRYKNTLEILEHSFRRYPDKPAYSCLGHTLSYSEIDALSERFASYLRNDLGLQAGDRIAIQLPNILQFPVVLYGAMRAGLVVVNTNPLYTPRETRYQLRDSGAKALVVLSNIAHNAASIIRQTDVETVIVTNIADLHPAPKRWLINTVVKYVKKMVAPFKFDHQISLRTTLRSKAKPFPKPDITPDTLMILQYTGGTTGVSKGAMLSHKNMADNVWQLVTQIPQAFDEGDEIFVACLPLYHIYALNVHALAAFSFGEHNLLIPNPRDMEALVKAIKPFQITVFAGINTLFTALCRYEPFKSVDFSRLKATASGGMALTEDAAKAWENITACKVCEGYGLTETSPVVCSNLLDDMRAGYTGVALAETELKLIDDEGNTVVDEAGELCIRGPQVMQGYWQNEAETKNVLDSDGWLKTGDIAEINADGWVRIVDRKKDMILVSGFNVYPNDIEETICQMPGIIEAAAIGLPDPKCGEMVKLFVVASNDNVTEEMVYNYCRKNLTRYKIPKIIEFRDSLPKSNVGKILRKELRD from the coding sequence TTGACACCAAGATATAAAAATACACTAGAAATTCTTGAACATTCGTTTAGACGCTACCCTGATAAACCCGCCTACAGTTGTTTGGGGCATACTCTTAGCTATAGCGAGATTGATGCTCTAAGTGAGCGGTTCGCTAGCTATTTGCGCAATGATTTAGGTCTTCAGGCAGGCGATAGAATTGCCATCCAACTTCCCAATATCCTCCAGTTTCCCGTGGTTTTATATGGCGCCATGCGTGCTGGGTTGGTCGTCGTTAATACCAATCCCTTATATACACCGCGGGAAACACGGTACCAGCTACGTGATAGTGGTGCGAAGGCTTTGGTTGTGCTGTCAAATATTGCGCACAATGCAGCGAGTATTATTCGTCAAACCGATGTTGAAACGGTAATCGTAACAAATATTGCTGATTTGCATCCAGCACCCAAACGTTGGCTAATTAACACGGTTGTTAAATATGTCAAGAAAATGGTTGCTCCATTTAAGTTTGATCATCAAATTTCGTTGCGTACGACGCTGAGATCGAAGGCAAAGCCTTTTCCCAAACCAGACATTACCCCCGATACGCTAATGATTCTTCAGTACACCGGAGGTACAACGGGAGTGTCAAAGGGTGCCATGCTCAGTCATAAAAATATGGCCGACAATGTATGGCAATTAGTTACACAGATACCCCAGGCGTTTGATGAAGGTGACGAAATTTTTGTAGCCTGCTTACCGCTCTACCATATCTATGCGCTTAATGTTCATGCGTTGGCGGCCTTTTCTTTTGGCGAGCATAATCTATTAATTCCCAACCCGCGAGATATGGAAGCCTTGGTGAAGGCTATAAAACCTTTCCAAATAACAGTATTTGCTGGTATTAACACACTATTTACGGCTTTGTGTCGTTATGAGCCATTTAAGTCGGTTGATTTTTCTCGTTTGAAAGCAACGGCCTCCGGCGGCATGGCCTTAACCGAGGACGCCGCAAAGGCCTGGGAAAATATAACAGCGTGCAAGGTGTGTGAGGGTTACGGTTTAACAGAAACGTCGCCGGTAGTTTGCAGTAATTTACTGGATGATATGCGAGCAGGGTATACTGGCGTCGCGCTCGCGGAAACGGAACTGAAGTTAATTGATGATGAGGGTAACACTGTCGTCGATGAGGCCGGTGAGCTGTGTATACGCGGCCCTCAAGTTATGCAGGGCTACTGGCAAAATGAAGCGGAAACGAAAAATGTATTGGATTCTGACGGCTGGCTGAAAACAGGGGATATTGCCGAGATAAACGCGGATGGTTGGGTACGCATTGTCGATCGAAAAAAAGATATGATTCTTGTGTCCGGTTTTAATGTGTACCCGAATGATATTGAAGAGACCATTTGCCAAATGCCCGGCATTATAGAGGCAGCGGCTATTGGTTTACCCGATCCAAAATGTGGTGAGATGGTAAAGCTTTTTGTGGTCGCATCGAATGATAATGTTACTGAGGAAATGGTTTACAACTATTGTCGTAAAAATCTTACGCGTTATAAGATCCCTAAAATAATAGAGTTTCGTGATTCGCTACCAAAATCAAATGTGGGGAAAATTTTGCGCAAGGAGCTAAGAGATTAA
- a CDS encoding patatin-like phospholipase family protein: MSTNALILSGGGARASYQVGVLTALADILPNLHNPFPIICGTSAGAINATALAAHPGEFRQSAYDLANTWKYLEIENVFKSGWWPLILSALKIGSSLFNEGVGRKQPLALLDNSPLRDFLTDIIPFDNIAHNIAKGRLEALCITALGYSTGESVSFFQGNPALGGWRRYRRVGTPREITVDHLLASSAIPTVFPTVPLDREYFGDGAMRQIAPISPALHLGADRVFVIGVSGNRNPAHWGEGGHKYKPRPKHSPSMAQIVGQMFNSAFIDALEGDIEQLERVNQLLSLLDDKRCDKTDQLRPVDTLIISPSKALDKIAGRRVRNMPSSLRFFLRTTGATARGGGSAAASYLLFSHEYCNELMELGYQDAMWERQAIEDFFERGDKQDALSE, from the coding sequence ATGTCGACCAATGCTCTTATTTTATCCGGTGGTGGAGCCCGTGCATCCTATCAGGTGGGTGTCTTAACGGCATTGGCAGACATTCTGCCCAATCTTCATAACCCGTTCCCCATTATCTGCGGCACCTCTGCTGGCGCTATTAATGCCACGGCGCTGGCGGCTCATCCGGGCGAGTTTAGACAATCGGCATATGACCTTGCTAATACTTGGAAATATCTTGAAATAGAGAATGTTTTTAAATCCGGCTGGTGGCCACTGATCCTCAGTGCGTTAAAAATTGGAAGCTCCCTATTTAATGAAGGTGTTGGGCGAAAGCAGCCCCTGGCTTTGTTGGATAACTCACCGCTGCGCGATTTTCTCACTGATATTATCCCGTTTGATAATATCGCTCATAATATTGCTAAAGGTCGGTTGGAGGCCTTATGCATTACTGCGCTTGGATATAGTACAGGTGAATCCGTTAGTTTTTTTCAGGGGAACCCTGCACTAGGCGGATGGCGACGTTACCGGCGGGTGGGTACTCCCCGCGAGATAACGGTTGACCATTTATTAGCATCTTCCGCAATTCCCACCGTTTTCCCGACGGTTCCTTTAGATCGTGAATATTTTGGCGACGGAGCAATGCGTCAGATAGCGCCCATTAGCCCAGCTTTACATCTGGGCGCGGATCGGGTTTTTGTTATCGGTGTCAGCGGAAATCGGAATCCAGCTCATTGGGGAGAGGGCGGCCATAAATATAAGCCTCGCCCGAAACACTCTCCTTCAATGGCGCAAATTGTTGGGCAGATGTTTAACAGTGCGTTTATCGATGCGCTGGAGGGTGATATAGAGCAACTGGAACGTGTTAACCAATTGTTATCCCTACTTGATGATAAACGCTGCGATAAAACTGATCAGTTAAGGCCTGTTGATACGCTCATTATTTCTCCCTCCAAAGCGCTGGATAAAATTGCCGGGCGGCGCGTTCGCAATATGCCCTCGAGTCTTCGCTTTTTTCTTCGCACTACCGGAGCTACTGCCAGGGGCGGGGGGTCAGCAGCGGCGAGTTACCTCCTGTTTTCTCATGAGTATTGCAATGAGTTGATGGAGTTGGGTTACCAGGATGCAATGTGGGAACGGCAAGCGATAGAAGATTTTTTCGAGCGTGGCGATAAACAGGATGCCCTTAGCGAATAG
- a CDS encoding DUF4136 domain-containing protein translates to MSLLKKFSGLLSLIVLISGCANQPSSVDYREGYDFSNLRRYAMLDVDTSVYENPKVSELEIERVEQLMTAELAKRYTLAEKEQADFLVRFFLVVEERMKVDTFNATFGMFRGGYGYHYGLETPEVKNTYFQQGSIIVDILDAKTDDVIWRGSTEGKIRKNPTPEERKARVARLLKDLFARFPPQAVKG, encoded by the coding sequence ATGTCGTTATTGAAGAAGTTCTCAGGTTTATTATCACTGATCGTCCTTATTTCTGGCTGCGCCAACCAGCCATCTTCTGTTGATTATCGCGAAGGTTACGATTTTTCCAATTTACGTCGTTATGCAATGCTAGACGTAGACACATCAGTATATGAAAACCCCAAGGTTTCCGAGTTGGAAATTGAACGGGTTGAACAGTTAATGACGGCTGAATTAGCAAAGCGCTACACTTTGGCGGAAAAAGAGCAGGCCGACTTTTTAGTGCGCTTTTTCCTTGTGGTAGAAGAACGTATGAAGGTTGATACCTTTAATGCAACATTTGGTATGTTCCGTGGCGGTTATGGCTATCACTACGGTCTTGAAACCCCGGAAGTGAAGAACACCTATTTCCAGCAGGGCAGTATTATTGTCGATATTCTTGATGCTAAAACTGACGATGTTATATGGCGTGGCTCGACTGAAGGCAAAATCCGGAAAAATCCAACGCCGGAAGAGCGCAAAGCTCGCGTGGCGCGTTTACTGAAAGATTTATTCGCACGTTTTCCCCCGCAGGCTGTAAAGGGTTAG